The genomic region TGGGCAGATAAACCATAACCGCTAATATCAAAACCGGATAAAAAAGCCATTTGAATCTCCTATTTATAAATTTTTTCCTGAATCAATTGCATAAGCAAAAATACCCTTATGTTTCTTGATGGCGACAGTTAAGGCTTGATACATGACGCTATTTTTCCCCATTTCACTTGTCTCTACATCCAAATCTACGCTATTACCATCATTTCTAGCCAAATGCCCATCGCGAAAAAACATTGTAGCCCTGTTGTCTTCAAAATATTCTCCCTGAAGATGCTTGGGTGAAGTATGC from Helicobacter sp. 11S03491-1 harbors:
- the flgB gene encoding flagellar basal body rod protein FlgB codes for the protein MVSSFFESSKIYPLVYQALDYRSIRQDLIASNIANADTPFYRPKDIDFESYLAHEEAKILDHKPDLELKMAHTSPKHLQGEYFEDNRATMFFRDGHLARNDGNSVDLDVETSEMGKNSVMYQALTVAIKKHKGIFAYAIDSGKNL